A single region of the Halichondria panicea chromosome 10, odHalPani1.1, whole genome shotgun sequence genome encodes:
- the LOC135343040 gene encoding uncharacterized protein LOC135343040 yields the protein MEETLYELNNNSSNETDCRLSYDSIEYKILAVVRASVGLLSFIACLGVIIIIFIFKKHRVFIQRLVLYLAIAAMIHSISYSTARINFYTPRPIMDSYCYFGGLFNHYTAAVELISIWCIMISLFVNAMFRRSTQKLEVFYILATFFGPSLWFWVPVWLQSYGTSGGWCGIRFLKKDCSRYEDGTFIQFGIWYIPLYVSLIAIFLGMIIVALKAIRDAFRWHGRFDPNWKQNRQIFKNEVIPLLWYPIIYLLLNSFSLISQIYQAVHPNNPSIVLTYFRVISSPLRGAVIALVYTLDKQTRKKLTPSHCRAIFHDCCHDDKVQEYDTLAGITDSYHRTDYIKYDDHTELKDSQNEVMERVN from the coding sequence ATGGAAGAAACCCTATATGAGCTCAACAACAACAGCAGTAATGAAACAGACTGCCGGTTGTCCTATGATTCCATCGAATACAAGATACTAGCTGTGGTGAGAGCTTCTGTTGGCTTATTGTCGTTTATAGCCTGTCTTggagtcatcattatcatatttATCTTCAAGAAACACAGAGTGTTCATTCAAAGGCTTGTGCTTTACCTGGCTATTGCAGCAATGATTCATTCAATATCCTACTCTACTGCGAGAATAAACTTTTACACTCCAAGACCCATCATGGACAGTTATTGCTACTTTGGAGGTCTGTTTAACCACTACACTGCTGCAGTCGAACTTATTAGCATTTGGTGCATCATGATAAGTCTGTTTGTGAATGCAATGTTTCGCCGAAGCACTCAAAAGCTTGAGGTGTTTTATATTCTTGCAACCTTTTTTGGACCAAGTTTGTGGTTCTGGGTTCCGGTTTGGCTTCAGTCGTATGGAACGTCTGGGGGGTGGTGTGGTATACGGTTTTTGAAAAAAGACTGCTCTCGTTATGAAGATGGAACCTTTATACAGTTTGGGATATGGTACATACCTCTCTACGTCTCTCTCATTGCCATTTTTCTCGGTATGATTATCGTAGCTCTTAAAGCAATTCGAGACGCTTTCAGGTGGCACGGACGCTTTGACCCGAATTGGAAACAAAATCGACAAATCTTTAAAAACGAAGTAATTCCATTACTTTGGTACCCAATAATTTATCTACTGTTAAATTCTTTTTCTTTAATTAGTCAAATCTACCAAGCAGTTCATCCAAACAACCCGTCCATCGTTTTGACATACTTTCGAGTCATTAGCTCTCCGCTAAGAGGTGCAGTCATTGCTCTGGTCTATACGTTAGACAAACAAACAAGGAAAAAGCTCACCCCTTCTCACTGCCGTGCGATCTTTCATGATTGCTGCCATGATGATAAAGTCCAAGAATATGACACATTGGCAGGGATAACTGATAGCTACCATCGCACTGATTACATCAAGTACGATGATCACACTGAGCTAAAGGATAGCCAAAATGAAGTGATGGAAAGAGTTAATTAA
- the LOC135343038 gene encoding uncharacterized protein LOC135343038, with protein sequence MTHNLSNANNNCSIDQFDESQFKIVAGVRAFTGLLSLICAVCVIFIHIAHKKYKFFHQKLILYLAITVILRSIAHLLCRLDYLDGRDLIDEVHCIYIGGFLDLYTSWTQLIALVCIVANIFSNVFLGLDISKVKLLPLLFILLLPLLWCWIPYTLEAFGIEGPWCGIRIHTEECKFFLLGNWLRFGLWEIPIFVLFLLGFLITIVAVAVKMQKAQKEWVGHRYDAKKQEAKQKVLKSIYPLICYPFIFLLLNVPHLVGNLHQSFESKTNVLPIWVLDAIFTPLAGGVIVLAYTFDTRTRQNLKKGNLRQICLACFKNCLSKYSCKVKEKTVNDYHCEAENRFGDSLSGEFLRNTIYVRHQIQNRQIESTTMKSNHLTFDII encoded by the coding sequence ATGACTCATAATTTGAGCAATGCTAATAATAACTGCTCCATCGATCAGTTTGATGAGTCTCAGTTTAAAATTGTTGCTGGAGTTCGAGCCTTCACTGGTCTACTATCCCTCATTTGTGCAGTATGTGTTATTTTCATCCATATCGCTCACAAGAAGTACAAGTTCTTTCATCAGAAGCTAATTCTCTATCTAGCTATCACAGTCATTCTACGAAGCATCGCACATCTACTTTGTCGTCTGGACTATTTGGATGGACGCGACCTAATAGATGAAGTTCATTGCATCTATATCGGTGGTTTCTTGGACTTGTACACATCTTGGACACAGCTCATTGCACTGGTTTGCATTGTAGCAAACATTTTTAGCAACGTCTTCCTAGGACTGGATATCTCTAAGGTGAAATTGTTGCCTCTACTGTTTATCTTATTATTGCCTCTCCTCTGGTGTTGGATACCTTACACTCTCGAAGCATTCGGCATCGAGGGACCATGGTGTGGTATTCGTATACACACTGAAGAATGTAAGTTCTTTCTCCTTGGAAATTGGTTGAGATTTGGACTGTGGGAGATACCAATATTCGTTCTTTTTTTACTAGGATTTCTCATTACAATTGTTGCTGTGGCGGTCAAGATGCAGAAGGCACAAAAGGAATGGGTGGGACATCGATACGATGCCAAGAAACAAGAAGCAAAACAAAAAGTGTTGAAATCGATCTACCCTCTCATTTGCTACCCCTTCATTTTCCTTCTTTTGAATGTTCCACATTTAGTTGGAAACCTACACCAGTCGTTCGAAAGCAAAACGAATGTACTTCCAATATGGGTCTTAGATGCAATTTTCACTCCATTAGCCGGAGGAGTGATTGTCCTAGCGTATACGTTTGACACTCGCACAAGACAAAATCTAAAGAAAGGAAACTTGCGTCAAATTTGCTTGGCCTGCTTCAAGAATTGTCTGTCAAAGTACTCTTGTAAGGTGAAAGAAAAGACAGTGAATGATTATCATTGTGAGGCTGAGAACCGATTTGGGGATAGCTTGAGTGGAGAGTTTCTAAGGAACACCATATACGTTCGTCACCAAATACAGAATAGGCAAATTGAATCGACGACAATGAAATCGAATCACCTCACTTTTGACATAATTTAG
- the LOC135343039 gene encoding small RNA 2'-O-methyltransferase-like, whose protein sequence is MASIMVKREEPEGSMGGPVFHPPLYRQRYSEVINISRRIKAKKVIDMGCAECRLLRMLKREPYIEELVGVDYDGVLLRMSEHVVQPLTTDYLMPRDNPLQFTLMQGSIAEPDARLTNFDLFSCVEVIEHLDPEVLERVPLCVFGVLQPRMVVITTPNSEYNVLFPGFSGFRHYDHRFEWTREQFRTWCLRIVSDYPMYSVKLSGVGDPPEGREEVGHCSQMALFTRDDSDICATNTVGTPYNIVCSVDHPYVRPVTPIQKLCSEAEYYLNFLLKSRRDQLLNIDHYYDNNHPSGYDPSDGTEDNVDISGDTLQIKLTDLLSFPKIKALCSSGEEIRDALTLSSLVELNSAGECAVYPMEEGDSSDLSDDEYC, encoded by the exons ATGGCCTCCATCATGGTCAAAAGAGAAGAGCCTGAGGGGTCTATGGGAGGCCCTGTGTTTCATCCCCCGCTGTATAGACAGAGATACAGTGAGGTTATCAACATCTCTAGGAGAATCAAAGCTAAGAAG GTCATAGACATGGGATGTGCCGAGTGCAGACTGCTGCGAATGCTCAAAAGAGAGCCGTACATAGAGGAACTGGTGGGTGTGGACTATGACGGTGTGCTACTGAGGATGAGCGAACATGTTGTGCAGCCCCTAACAACCGATTACCTCATGCCTAGAGACAATCCTCTCCAGTTCACTCTCATGCAAG GTTCAATCGCAGAGCCGGATGCAAGACTGACAAACTTTGACCTCTTCAGCTGTGTGGAAGT TATAGAGCACCTGGATCCTGAGGTGTTAGAGAGAGttcccctgtgtgtgtttggggtGCTACAGCCTCGTATGGTTGTCATAACTACACCTAACTCTGAGTACAACGTCCTGTTTCCCGGGTTCTCTGGGTTTAGACACTACGATCACCGCTTTGAGTGGACACGGGAACAGTTCAGAACATG GTGTCTGAGAATTGTCAGTGACTACCCAATGTACAGTGTAAAACTTAGTGGAGTGGGGGATCCCCCTGAAGGCAGGGAGGAAGTGGGGCACTGCTCACAGATGGCCCTGTTCACAAGGGATGACAGTGATATTTGTGCGACTAACACTGTGGGAACTCCGTACAATATT GTATGCTCAGTTGACCACCCTTACGTTCGACCAGTTACACCCATTCAAAAACTGTGCTCCGAAGCCGAGTACTATCTCAACTTTTTGCTCAAATCACGACGAGACCAGTTGCTAAATATAGATCATTACTATGATAATAATCACCCCTCTGGCTATGACCCCTCAGATGGAACTGAGGACAATGTGGATATTTCTGGTGATACTCTACAAATCAAGTTGACAGACTTACTCAGTTTTCCCAAGATAAAAGCACTATGCTCCTCTGGGGAAGAAATTAG AGACGCTCTGACGCTCTCTAGTCTGGTGGAGCTAAACAGTGCAGGGGAGTGTGCAGTGTACCCAATGGAGGAAGGCGATTCATCAGATCTCAGTGATGATGAGTATTGTTAG
- the LOC135343034 gene encoding E3 ubiquitin-protein ligase RNF25-like isoform X3, with product MTRRNSTSIWCSTSLWQRSILDGLCRKCEELLGCEMIYQLVEFTKECLTDNNLPSGECAICLSGFEESDEFQKTDCYHYFHLPCLADYLHYYQRQLLEDQEEDRKVDMMLRKKTRQLECPVCRVSIDTSTLNFDPSKTMATPVKSIAFQPSPKLREWQNKMEALLLKQRRKGGVIDTSQSDVIDGTWVSTVSITSKNDQSTISKSESTEDIKKSEPSLSKTSPKTNRKRNDYSRVKSSTYQRNDRKPKQEQVDGTSKSSLYGRYKREDNKSGAHQSGPKRTRARDPVKSGSSKNNKHESEGATFKIPVSKTVVGEITIMSGGTESISTRITSSSKEDNIHKNESRSKDRSYVSKIGDGRDTRRPRESGGVRGGKPGSRGLETKTTS from the exons CATACTAGACGGTCTGTGTCGCAAGTGTGAGGAGCTGTTGGGCTGTGAAATGATCTATCAACTGGTGGAGTTCACGAAAGAGTGTCTCACTGACAACAACTTACCCAGTGGAGAGTGTGCCATATGTCTATCGGGATTCGag GAGAGTGATGAGTTTCAGAAGACGGACTGCTATCATTACTTTCATCTTCCCTGTCTGGCCGACTATCTTCACTATTATCAGAGACAG TTGTTGGAGGACCAAGAGGAGGACAGAAAGGTCGATATGATGCTCAGGAAGAAAACTAGACAG CTCGAGTGCCCCGTATGTCGTGTATCTATAGACACATCAAccttgaactttgacccctcTAAAACAATGGCAACTCCAGTGAAAAGCATTGCATTTCAACCATCACCCAAATTGAGAGAATGGCAAAATAAAATGGAGGCATTACTATTGAAACAGCGACGGAAAGGCGGAGTGATTGATACGAGTCAATCTGATGTCATTGATGGAACATGG gtgagtACTGTTTCCATCACTAGCAAAAATGACCAATCTACAATCTCTAAAAGTGAAAGCACCGAAGACATCAAAAAATCTGAACCAAGCCTATCAAAAACCTCCCCAAAGACAAACAGGAAGAGAAACGATTATTCCCGAGTTAAAAGCTCCACCTATCAAAGAAACGATCGCAAACCAAAACAAGAACAAGTAGACGGAACGTCTAAGTCTAGTTTATATGGACGATACAAAAGAGAAGATAACAAAAGTGGAGCACATCAGAGTGGGCCGAAAAGAACTAGAGCTCGTGATCCGGTCAAAAGTGGCAGCTCAAAGAACAATAAGCACGAATCAGAAGGAGCCACTTTCAAAATCCCTGTTTCAAAAACTGTAGTAGGCGAAATAACGATAATGTCTGGAGGAACCGAATCAATTTCTACCCGGATAACATCATCAAGTAAAGAAGATAATATTCACAAAAACGAATCTCGTTCAAAAGATAGATCGTATGTATCCAAGATTGGCGATGGCCGTGATACTCGAAGGCCCAGGGAATCGGGAGGTGTAAGAGGGGGGAAACCTGGTTCCAGAGGCCTCGAAACCAAGACAACAAGCTAA
- the LOC135343041 gene encoding cyclic AMP receptor 2-like: protein MSLTNGSINCSYYYDDDMNHAIVAAIRAAMGIFSGLCCLVVITVIVGFKKYVFFSQRLILYLAIAALFHSVSYSFARINYYTPRYLYDNYCYFGGFINLYSSWVEFMALCCLTFNVFINSVLDRWPSSRLQYIYLFVMYTLPLLWCWLPFLQHTYATTEGWCDLRVVDENCKSFPYGYILRFSVWYIPVYTILFICFIATIIAALTIHRRSRMWYGIYNPDQQQSERRLKNEVKPLIWYPIVYLLLTIFSLANTIDIAINPEQNNIVLWYLHVFTSPLRGSFIAIVYALDPETRKRISPRRIYSHCCLCRKEKEVQEYNVFVSSSGDSLRRVSVEENDYGSINHSP from the coding sequence ATGTCCTTAACAAATGGAAGTATAAACTGTTCTTACTACTACGACGATGACATGAACCATGCAATTGTGGCAGCCATCAGAGCAGCAATGGGCATCTTCTCTGGTCTCTGTTGCCTGGTTGTGATCACAGTAATTGTGGGCTTCAAGAAATACGTCTTCTTTAGTCAAAGACTCATTCTCTATCTAGCCATTGCTGCCCTCTTTCATTCGGTGTCGTATTCATTCGCTCGGATCAACTACTACACACCCCGATATCTGTATGACAACTACTGTTACTTCGGAGGGTTTATCAATCTTTATTCAAGTTGGGTGGAATTCATGGCGTTGTGTTGTTTGACGTTCAACGTTTTCATCAACTCTGTACTAGATCGTTGGCCTTCCTCTCGGCTTCAATACATCTACCTTTTTGTGATGTACACACTTCCGTTGCTATGGTGTTGGTTACCGTTCTTACAACACACATACGCTACTACTGAAGGATGGTGTGATTTGAGAGTGGTAGATGAAAATTGCAAAAGTTTTCCGTATGGCTATATCCTACGGTTTTCCGTTTGGTACATACCTGTGTACACCATTTTGTTCATCTGTTTTATCGCTACAATAATTGCAGCTCTAACGATTCACAGACGTTCAAGGATGTGGTACGGCATCTACAACCCCGATCAGCAACAGAGCGAACGGAGACTAAAAAACGAAGTGAAACCTCTCATTTGGTACCCAATAGTCTACCTACTCCTAACCATCTTTTCGCTAGCAAACACTATTGATATTGCCATCAATCCTGAGCAAAACAATATTGTGTTATGGTACTTACACGTATTTACTTCACCTCTCAGAGGTTCTTTCATTGCTATCGTGTACGCATTAGACCCGGAGACACGGAAACGCATCAGTCCGAGACGTATTTACTCGCATTGCTGTTTGTGCAGAAAAGAGAAAGAAGTGCAAGAGTACAATGTGTTTGTGTCCAGCTCTGGAGATAGCTTAAGAAGAGTGTCGGTTGAGGAGAATGATTATGGATCCATTAACCATTCACCTTAA